The window ACATTACAGATACACCAACTCACTCTGTCCTTTCTCTTGTGTTTGTACATGAAGTCACCATTGTTCACTACAAACTGCTTGGCCTTTCTTCTGATGACCCTTTTTCTTCCCTCTTTACAGTTATCAGGGTACTCCTTGGTGGTGACATAGTGGAATACCTCTTCTATCAGCTCTTCCTCCCCTGTGTGTAGCTCAAGCTCCATAAGAATAACTGGAACAAACTTTTCAGCTGCATCAAAAGCTGTGCAAGTTGCGCAGCAACCAGGACTACTTTTTTCGAGGGCGGACCAACATTATCAGCTAAAATTGGTCCGGGGGACCGATAATTTCAGTCCGGGGACTGAAATTATCGGCGGACCAAAATTTTCGTGACAGCTAGATTTTAAATTCAACTGTCCAGGCTCCGGTTTTTTTCCACTCTGCTGTAGTACTGGGTCAGGGTTGCTTGGACACCAGAACCAAAATAAGGGGAAAGGTCCTCGGTAGAACTAGCTATGTTTTTTTGCTTGAAATTAATTAAGGAAAAGGTCGCTATGTTTCAGAATCGTGAATGTCTTTAAAAACATGTCTCTTCACCCTCCCTCCTTTTTCTCTGCTCCTAGACCAGCTGCTAAGGCCACGACTATTCAAGCACAGCAGCAGATAAATGAGCCTGCAAGACCTCCAACTGAAGATGAATTGGCTGCATTGAAGAGAGAGAACATTGCGCTGAAGTGAGTCACTCGACGTGGCCGGCCTGGGTTGTATAGTTTGATCTACAGGTGGCCTCTGTGAATTTTTACTTCGTAAAtttatatacacaatacagAATGTCTCTACCGGCTTTATAACTTTCATCTCTACAGACAACGGCTAAGCTCCACTGCCGTGTCTGGGGGTGTGCTGGCCCCACCCACCAGCCCAGCCATCCTGACTGCCGACCTGCTCCAGGTTGAGGCCCACCTCCAGAGCCGAGTACGACTGTTGGAGGGTGAGAGGAACGAGTTGGTACGAGAGTTGGAGAGAGGGAAGTTGTTGCTGAGTGAGAGGGAGGAGAGACATGTTGCAGAGCAGGCGGAGATTAGACTGGCCCACAAGGCAGCCATCAGCAAGGTGCATGTAACAACAGTGAGAAGAGTCCCTGTAGTCTTATTAAACTAGCTACTTATTATAAGCTAGCCGCACGCTGGTGCACACAGTCAATGAGCTACATACGTGTAGAAGTGGCTCACCAAGACTTCCCTAAGTATGCATTAGTAAattaaatatataattattgttgttccTGTTGTAGGTGCAGTTGGAGAAGGACAGATTAGCGGAGGAGCACAACAGCTGTCAGGAGGAGAGTCGGATGAGGATTGATACACTCCAGACACAACTCACCACCTCTCAACAAGAGTGTGGGGCTCAAGTGGAAGAGCTCAACACTGGACTAGAGCGACTGGAGCAAGCCAATGCAGGTAAATTGTAGTCATTGCTGTGAACCTCTAGATAAGCTAGAGCTTTCAAAACTTTTTAATGAGCTGAGGTATTTTAATTGAAATTCAGGTggaaattattatagtttacGAGCTTATGTTATCATTAATTCTGTAGAGTTGCATGTGGTGATGGGCATAATGGAGGTGTCTCCTTCACACTGTTACTAACCTGTTACAGCTCTTACGTTGAGACTAGAGCAGGAGACAAGTACACACGATGAACTGACCTCACAGCTTAGAGGGCAGCTGGTGGCAAGTGAGACAGAGAAACAAGCACTCAGTGAAGAACTAAATGAGCAAATTAAGTAAGTGCATTTTATTCACAGCTTGAAACATGTACTCACTGGTGTATGCATACACTGTAGACACCTTCAGAGTGAGTTGGACCTCCGTTGCCAGAGAGTGAGCGAGCTAGAGTCATACCTGGGTGGGGAAATCCCGGTCGTAAGGGGAGAGGGACTGGGGAGGGGCGTAACCTGGATAGATGAACGGGAGACACTCTTCAAAACGCTTTCTGTGAGTAGACAGCTAGGGGCTGTTGTAGTCTATGTTTAAGTAAGGTTATCCATGCCCTAAACAGTACTTTGGGCCAATTGCTTTGTGCTTTGAGCTCAGTCACTATAAtggccactataattatgtgcttacTGGCTTCTAGCTTAGCTGCTACAGAGTGTTAGTGTATCCACCCTTAATTGATAGTACCATTTGACCATTTCTGTCTGGTGGTCCAGGAACAAGAGAGTGGTTTGGAGAGGCTGACGTCTGAGAACAAGCTAGTCAATATTCGACTGTCCTCTCTCTCTGAGATACTCTCCATTCAAGAGGCTGAGGTGGCCAAGGTGCAGCACACACTCTTATTAATAAGAGACTTAAGATTACACAAACAACTTTACAAACTAACCCAATTACTTCAattttacataattacataTGTAAATGCCTTCTAGATTCTTGTCTACTCCAGGCTTTGCTTATGTACCCAAACTTACACTAGTTATACCAAACGCTTATACACACGCTCTGCTCTCACTCTCCCTCCCAGCAGGGGGCGGGCATTGATGGTGATAACAAGGCTAGTATGGTCAAGAGTCTCCTCACCCGCTGGAGAGAGAAAGTGTTTGTGTTGATGCTGCAACAGAAACTGTGGCAAATGGAGGAATCAAAAATGTCCAGGGAACACGAGAAAGAGGTATAACAGTGTTATTTCCGTACATTTACATACCCATGCAAGCTCATAGCACTGTGTATGTACACTTTTTGCCGAGCAGACAGCAACAAAAACACATTACAAAATTGTTCCCCTCCTCAGAGGCTGTCCCTGTTGGACCAGATTGCTTGtctggagagagagagggagaggctCTCCCACACACTTACTGACAGGACAGCAGAGCTACAACTGGAGATCAACAAAACAGAGGTACGTACGTAAGATCACACTTCCTACAATTCAGTTTCATTTCctacatgtgtacaatgtatttgTTTCTTAGAACTGCAATAGGACtttgactgcatgtatgttgCCTGCTGTGTAGAAATTCCATTCACATAAAACAGTAGTACTTTTGATTGATTCTTGATTTACAGGATTTGACGAAAGGGCTTGATATTGCCCACACAACCATAGACCACTTAAACGCCCAGCTCACAGACCATGTCACTCAGGCCTGTCATCTCAaagcagctgctcaagaaatGGCCGAACACTTTAACACACACAGGGGTGTCTTTGCTCAGGCCCTCACAAGAGCAGCTGGGCTAGACCAGAGACTCACCTTCGCTACTAGACGCATAAGCTCTCTATCAGGTACTGCTGAAAGTATTAAAGGTCTTAAAATTCATTGTTGTTTCATTTCTTTCAGCGTCTCTGTCTTGTAAACTGGCCATGCTCCATTCTCGTACAAAACCTTCCCCATCAGCTACAGAGTTTGGATGTCAGACTGatactacagtggaacctgaTCAAACAGACCTATCAAGGCAAGCTAACCATTCACAGCTTTGCGATCTTAAAAAATACCCATTTTTATTGCGTGTGTATTTACTTTACTATAAGCATTAAATTTTAGGCACCACTGTGTGTACTTGATCTCTAGTAATGGTGATCATTAGTGGATGAGTTAGCCTATTACTAGTGGTTGTCTCGTAGCTTTTCCCCTGTAAATGCTATGAGAATGTgttaattaatgcatgcagtTTCTCTCGGGAGCAGCTAGAACGTGAAGTGAGGTCTCTTGTGGTTGAAAGGGACACTCTGGTGGCTCGGCTGAGGGAGAGCACACAGTCATTCCAGCAACAGCTGGCAAGTCTCAACGAGACCAGTGAGTCCAGCCTGAGGGCAAAGTATTAATTATTGACAGTATGTATGACCTTTAAGTATagtgtgtatgtatacatgtaccaggaGTGCAAAAAAGTACAAAAAAGGGAAGGAGCTTCTATACATTTAACGGTGTAAAAAAACTGTTGTCTAAGTAGCCTCCTACATAGTgaagtgggcgtggtgacGATGCTATAATGTCTAAGTGGTTTTATCAAATTTCCTTAATGCAATGTAGTGGGGACACACGAAACCCACAGTGTTTACCACAAACTTTACTCTGCTTAGTATAGTATTGTCGTGTATGTTTAGCCACAGGTGCTTGTATTGCACAGGTCAGTCCAGACCGACTTTATAGAATGTAGTGGGGACACACGAAACCCACAGTGTTTACCACAAACTTCATTCACTATACtccccatataattatagtattgtcGTGTATGTTTagccacacatgcatgtattgcaCAGGTCAGTCCAGACTGTCTGTACTGGAGGGAGCTCTGGTGGAGGTCAGACAAGAAGGGGCATCACTGGAGGAACAGCTGAGTGAGTTACAGACCCTCCATGGCCGTGTGGATGGTGAGAGACACTCACTTGGGGAGACAGTGGAGGAACTGAATGCAGAGCTGAGAAGAACACAGGCCACTCTGGAAACTAGTAAGATTCGCTGTACGTAACTTGTTGGCTACCATAAAGTCAGTTCTAGCCGCCGATTTTTCTCACATAGTAGCAAGCTTCTGCCCCAGTATCTGTTATGTGCTAGCTACtaactggtttgtttgtttctTGCTGCGTGTATAATCTTTGCTATCCTATCCTACATGTATGAAAACTCAGCCTAGGAATTAATGAGGCTAGGTTAGTCTGTTGTGTGGTGTCTCATGTTAACTGCACACAGAAATACAGTAACGTTTCTGTACTTCTATAATGTCTAAATCTCATAACAATGACATTATCTTTCACTCAGGGGTGGAGACGGCCGTCCAGAAGCAGAGACAGGAGAGTATGAGTGAGCTGGCTGAGATGGAAGCTTTGGTCAATGTAGCCAGGAGAGAGCATGCGAAGGCAGTGGTTCAGCTGCAGCAGTTACAGAGGCAACTAGACAGAGATAAACACAGGGCAGTGGAGGCCATGGAGATGAGCAAGGCCAAGCTGGAGCACGAGTTGGAGGCATGCCGGAAGAaactacacacaacacaagtgGAGAGGAATCTACTTATGGTAAGCATCTACACTATGCCTGAGCTCACTACTCGCCCAGAAATGACATCACTTACAACAAAACCCCGTGCTGGTTAAGGTGCTGCTTAACCTTCTCCCTCATACGCTCGGCCATCTAAGGAATCAGAGGTACGTGCAAGGTTGTCAGTGGGACACGCAGCAAGGACACCCATTGAGACTGACATGATCTCAGCAGAATCTCATTTCACAATGAATGG of the Halichondria panicea chromosome 2, odHalPani1.1, whole genome shotgun sequence genome contains:
- the LOC135331995 gene encoding coiled-coil alpha-helical rod protein 1-like isoform X2 is translated as MSLHPPSFFSAPRPAAKATTIQAQQQINEPARPPTEDELAALKRENIALKQRLSSTAVSGGVLAPPTSPAILTADLLQVEAHLQSRVRLLEGERNELVRELERGKLLLSEREERHVAEQAEIRLAHKAAISKVQLEKDRLAEEHNSCQEESRMRIDTLQTQLTTSQQECGAQVEELNTGLERLEQANAALTLRLEQETSTHDELTSQLRGQLVASETEKQALSEELNEQIKHLQSELDLRCQRVSELESYLGGEIPVVRGEGLGRGVTWIDERETLFKTLSEQESGLERLTSENKLVNIRLSSLSEILSIQEAEVAKGAGIDGDNKASMVKSLLTRWREKVFVLMLQQKLWQMEESKMSREHEKERLSLLDQIACLERERERLSHTLTDRTAELQLEINKTEDLTKGLDIAHTTIDHLNAQLTDHVTQACHLKAAAQEMAEHFNTHRGVFAQALTRAAGLDQRLTFATRRISSLSASLSCKLAMLHSRTKPSPSATEFGCQTDTTVEPDQTDLSSFSREQLEREVRSLVVERDTLVARLRESTQSFQQQLASLNETSQSRLSVLEGALVEVRQEGASLEEQLSELQTLHGRVDGERHSLGETVEELNAELRRTQATLETRVETAVQKQRQESMSELAEMEALVNVARREHAKAVVQLQQLQRQLDRDKHRAVEAMEMSKAKLEHELEACRKKLHTTQVERNLLMTTLRQEGIVLPGKQLPVQRQSEERVDNDANTQDSPTIIQSPQVTHELAPLRDNILETTDFRTVLKDLQMLSASLLEMDNEETV
- the LOC135331995 gene encoding coiled-coil alpha-helical rod protein 1-like isoform X1, translating into MSLHPPSFFSAPRPAAKATTIQAQQQINEPARPPTEDELAALKRENIALKQRLSSTAVSGGVLAPPTSPAILTADLLQVEAHLQSRVRLLEGERNELVRELERGKLLLSEREERHVAEQAEIRLAHKAAISKVQLEKDRLAEEHNSCQEESRMRIDTLQTQLTTSQQECGAQVEELNTGLERLEQANAALTLRLEQETSTHDELTSQLRGQLVASETEKQALSEELNEQIKHLQSELDLRCQRVSELESYLGGEIPVVRGEGLGRGVTWIDERETLFKTLSEQESGLERLTSENKLVNIRLSSLSEILSIQEAEVAKQGAGIDGDNKASMVKSLLTRWREKVFVLMLQQKLWQMEESKMSREHEKERLSLLDQIACLERERERLSHTLTDRTAELQLEINKTEDLTKGLDIAHTTIDHLNAQLTDHVTQACHLKAAAQEMAEHFNTHRGVFAQALTRAAGLDQRLTFATRRISSLSASLSCKLAMLHSRTKPSPSATEFGCQTDTTVEPDQTDLSSFSREQLEREVRSLVVERDTLVARLRESTQSFQQQLASLNETSQSRLSVLEGALVEVRQEGASLEEQLSELQTLHGRVDGERHSLGETVEELNAELRRTQATLETRVETAVQKQRQESMSELAEMEALVNVARREHAKAVVQLQQLQRQLDRDKHRAVEAMEMSKAKLEHELEACRKKLHTTQVERNLLMTTLRQEGIVLPGKQLPVQRQSEERVDNDANTQDSPTIIQSPQVTHELAPLRDNILETTDFRTVLKDLQMLSASLLEMDNEETV